A single Lactuca sativa cultivar Salinas chromosome 8, Lsat_Salinas_v11, whole genome shotgun sequence DNA region contains:
- the LOC111917035 gene encoding classical arabinogalactan protein 9 has product MEMKKVVVLAFIRAIIAAVRGQAPASPTIAPPSIITMPTASPTVALPMKSPVSAPLMVSLPTPVSSPPAAVSVNSRPAAVPVSSPPTIEYPLVPEPVISPAPEISSTPEASPPARARQRRRRMFHRYRLPGHFLLAFR; this is encoded by the exons ATGGAAATGAAGAAAGTCGTCGTTCTAGCATTTATCCGCGCCATTATCGCCGCTGTCAGAGGTCAAGCCCCTGCTTCACCGACGATTGCGCCTCCTTCGATTATCACAATGCCTACTGCTTCACCAACCGTAGCACTGCCGATGAAGTCTCCAGTTTCTGCTCCTCTGATGGTTTCTCTTCCTACACCAGTTAGTTCACCACCTGCTGCGGTGTCAGTGAATTCTCGTCCTGCTGCGGTGCCAGTGAGTTCTCCTCCAACGATTGAATATCCACTGGTTCCTGAACCAGTAATCTCTCCTGCACCAGAGATTTCTTCTACACCTGAAGCTTCTCCTCCGGCTCGAGCAAGACAAAGACGAAGAAGAATGTTCCATCGCTATCGCCTACCGGGGCACTTTCTCCTG GCTTTCCGGTGA
- the LOC111917048 gene encoding probable glutathione S-transferase, giving the protein MADEVKLYAVAGSPFVCRAKIALNMKGIKYENLEQDLSNKSAELLKYNPVYKKVPVLVHNGNPISESLLIVEYIDEVWKGVPILPQDPYEKVVARFWAKFIDEKCIPALYKAFGPDGNEETDKEACEQLQILENELKVKATKFFGGDNINLVDIAADFIAYWLGIIQEAAEKTLVTKDKFPKLTEWADDFVNLEVINQVLPPRERLLAFFKKRFGKA; this is encoded by the exons ATGGCGGATGAAGTGAAGTTGTATGCCGTTGCAGGAAGTCCATTCGTTTGCAGAGCAAAAATCGCTTTGAATATGAAGGGAATCAAGTACGAAAACTTGGAACAAGATCTCAGCAACAAGAGTGCCGAACTTCTCAAGTATAATCCTGTTTATAAGAAAGTACCCGTGCTGGTTCATAACGGAAATCCGATCTCAGAGTCTCTGCTGATCGTTGAGTACATTGATGAAGTGTGGAAAGGAGTTCCGATTTTGCCTCAGGATCCTTATGAGAAGGTTGTTGCTCGATTTTGGGCCAAATTTATTGATGAGAAG TGCATTCCTGCACTATATAAGGCTTTTGGACCCGATGGAAATGAGGAGACTGATAAAGAAGCTTGCGAGCAACTACAAATACTAGAAAATGAACTGAAAGTCAAAGCTACCAAGTTCTTTGGAGGTGACAACATTAACCTGGTCGACATTGCTGCTGATTTCATAGCCTATTGGCTTGGAATAATCCAAGAAGCAGCCGAAAAAACATTAGTCACCAAAGACAAGTTTCCAAAACTCACCGAATGGGCTGATGACTTTGTTAACCTTGAAGTCATCAATCAAGTCTTACCTCCAAGAGAACGCCTGCTTGCATTTTTCAAGAAACGCTTTGGTAAGGCATAA